ACACTGAATTGTGATTTCAATATAATTTTCCAATGTCACAAAATGGGCTTTTCCccccacttaaaaatgtaaaaacccttCTTAGCTTTTAAGCCTTGTAAGAGGTAAACTGAGGTGCATCGACGTGTTGAAGGGTTTATTTGAGCAAACGACTGGAACCAGGCAGCACCCACCTGAAAAATCAGAGTTCTGTGCTGGCAGGAGACGGGAAAGGTCTTCACAAAGAAGACTGCTTATGGCTGTGACTGCTTGTTCTTAAATGTTCCTCAGATGAGTGCACTTACAGGAATCGACTCTGGCTCAGACTCTGGTCTCCTGTGTAGCCACCAAGGCATCAGAGCCACCCAGTCTAATGGCCTCTGTGTTTATGTTCACAGGCCACGGTTCGCCAGCCCCTGATCTAGGACCACGTCAATCCCAAGAAAGAATCCAGGTGCCAGAGATGGCTTAGGTGGAACCCTCTGGCCCTCTCTGGCTGGCCTGGAGCTGCTGTTAGAGGACAGCATCATGCCCAGGCTGGAATCTGGAAGACTTCATGGAACCACCCATCCTCTGTCCTATCACTacccaggaagtggcagagagagGATTCCCTTCTGGGGACGGCACCGTCAGTGACCAAACTGCCTTCAAAAGGCATGTGGGCCCACAGTCCCTGGTTCTCTTGCACTGATCCTTTTGGACATAAGTTCTGGGTGGAGTAGGGACAGCTGGAGAGGTGGTTATAGCTACTGAAATGGGCACAATGATTTCATAGTGTCCTGGCACCTGGAGAGGGGACACCTCCAAACGTGCAGGTACAGGCTGGGGGCACGATCTTCACCCCAAGAACTAGCACTGTGGCCTGAAAACACATCACACATTGTGCCTGGCGAAGCAGCAGCGGCTGGTGACCAGGCCGAGATCCAGGTCCATGCGCTAGAAACACAGAAACCGACACAGACTTGACCATCCCAAACTCTGCTGTTCCCAATGCCACTGGGAACCTCCCAGTGCAAACACAGGGACCAGCCAGCCCTTTTTTCACCTGAAATAAATCCATAACCTGCTATTGGGCTTACGACACTGGGCCATTAGGCTGTATCTCAGGGACCTGCCCACAGGCTTAGCCAGACCGGTGTGATGGTGACCCAAATCAAGTGTTGCCATAAACCCCGAAGTGACTGACCTGCGTCCCTCTGGGTGACCTTTCTGTATGTGGGAGCAATGGGCCTCTCCACCGCGATGGGGAGGAGGGTTCTTTGGCCCAAATTTTGCCCTTGTGGTAACTGGCAATGACACCAAAGATGGACAGGTCTCGAGTGAGTGGTACTGGGTAGTAGTCAATCGGAGTAAGACTTCTGGTCCCCTCGAACTTTTTCACAGTTGGTGAGTCCAGGACCCTAGGGCAGGGCCACTATCCACACTGTGGTTAGCCTCATGCTACTGGTGAGCAGTCTGTCTCCACCTCCATCAGCCTCTGGGAAAAGGCAACAACAGGCTCACCTGTCAGCTTCAAACCGGCCCAGTTCTGGCAGTTTGTGTGGCAGGACAAATTCTGAGAAGTCTGGTAAGCAGCAGGAACAGTACACACCCTGGCCTCTGGGTGGCATCCGCTGGGCTCTCCTGAGCTCTTCCTGCTGAGGCCAGGTCTGTTTGGCTGGAGATGCTGGCTCGGGGTCTCGGTGTGGGAGGGGGGAAGCTCTCGTACACAGTTCAATTCTTACGGTCACCCTGTAACGATGCTGGTAAGCAGACTCTGGATTTCAAGGACAGTGACAccccagagtcacagagcagGTCTCTGGCCCCGGGTGCTATTCCTGGAGTCCTGCACTGATGCGAGCTCCTCTCCGAAGAGGCTGGCACCAGGCCCTCTGGCTGTATCCCTGGGTCGCTCTGGTGGGGCTGACTCTGAAGAAAAGGAGTCAGGTGAAGGTGGGAGAAAGGAGTTCTGGGCCCCCTTCTGTGGGCTTCCACTAGCATGAGCTAACACACCCTGACTGCTGAAGCCAGTCTGAGGGACCGTGCTCAGGGAAGACACTTTGGGTAACTTCTAAGCTACCTGTCTGGCAAAGCTCACAGGCCTTTTCCCATGACTCAACTCGAAACTCTACACAGGGGCACCCTGACTTGAAGGACACAGGCTTTGCTGAGTGGGCTAAGTCACACGTTCCAGCAAAGGATCATCCACTTTATAAGAAtttggacattttctttcttaagagaGTAATTTGGAATCTATCCCCACATTCTAAAATCTTGTTAGTATAAATGATCCCATATAAAATACGTAAAGTTAAGGCTGTAGGTTTATTCACatttatacacatttataaaGGTAAGTGGTCTATCCCATGTGAATTTTCTGATGTTGAGTAAGCCTTGAGCTCCGATTAAAAGCTTTGCCACATTcgttacatttgtaaggtttctctccggtgtgaattctctgatgtatGATGAGATGTGAGCGCCACCtgaatattttctcacattcatTACACTTATGCAGTTTCTTTACAGTATTGACTTTTTTACGGCTCACGTGGGTGGAAGCTTCCAAGGTATTCCCATACTCGTGGTACCACTGGGCCCGGGTGTGGATCCTCTGGTGCTCGATAAGATAGGAGCTCCgactgaaagctttcccacacTCACTGCATCCGTAGGGCTTCACTCCTGCATGAATTATCTGGTGCTGGAAAAGGGTTGAGTTTtgactgaaggctttcccacactcgGTACACTTGTAGGGTCTCTCCCCAGTGTGGACCCTTTGATGTATCGTGAGCTGTGTGCTCatactgaaagcttttccacatTCGAGGCACTCATAGGGCTTCTCTCCCTTATGGATCCTCTGATGGTAAATGAGGCTTGAGCTCTGGCTGAAGGCTTTTCCACAGTCACTACActcatagggcttctctccagtgtgaattctctggtGCTGAATTAGGTGTGAGCCCTGGACAAAGCCTTTCCCACACTCCTCACATTTAAAtggtttttctccagtgtgagTTCTCTGGTGACGAATAAGCCGTGAGCTACAACCAAAGGCTTTTGCACACTTGTTGCatttataaggtttctctccGGTGTGGGTCAGCTGGTGCTGACTAAGGCGAGACACCCAcctgaaggccttcccacattcgtCACACTTAAACGGTTTCTCTGTAGCATGGATTCTCTGATGTCCAACAAGGCTGGGACTATCTGGGTTCCTTGGAAGTTGAGGTTTGTCCCCAGCATGCATTCGCTGGTGCTGAGCCAGCGTTGAGCTCTGgctgaaggccttcccacactccTGGCACTGGTAAGGCCTCTCTCCGGTGTGGGTCCTCTGGTGTCTGACTAGCTGGGACTGCTGgctgaaggccttcccacactccCGACAGCCATAGGGCCTCTCTCCCGTGTGGACCCTCTGGTGGTGGATGAGGCTGGAGCTCTGACCAAAGGCCTTTCCACACTCCTCACACCtgtagggcttctctccagtatgaattctttgATGCTGAATAAGTTTGGAGCTCAGAcgaaaggctttcccacactcgATGCATTTGAATGGCTTTTCTCCAGTGTGGATTCTCTGATGCTGGTTAAGCTGTGAGCACAACCTGAAGACTTTCCCACACTCCTCACATTCATACGGCTTCTCTCCATGGCAGTTACTTCCGTGTTTCCCCTGTAAGCaatcaggtgatttttttttgcaCTCTGGACACCTGTCAGGTTTCTTCTGCATATTACCGTCTTGATGCAAAGCAGCGTCTGATGCAGACCTGAAACGTGTGCCACACATGTCACATCTTCGGGGTGTCCCTTCCACAGCACCTCCCTGACTTTTGCCAGGCTGACCGCCCAGGCCACCACTGCTCTCCAGCTCACCACGTCCCTGGGCACCCTCCTTGGCAAAGGTCTTCCCGGGAGCCACAGTCCCTGTGTTTGAGTGGTTTTTCTGGAGGAGGGAGCTTGGCTTACTGTCTGACCAGGCCTCAGAATGAGAGGTGTCCCTAAAGCTGGAACTCTGAAGAAAACCCTGTGGGGGGCTTCTGACCACTGCCACACAGGGCTCTGGTTTTAGAACACCCATGTCCGCACAGGCCTGCTCGCTTGCAGTCCCAACCGCAGAAtctgaaagaaacaggaaataaaatgcCCCTTCTCCCCTGTGCTTAGAGACAGAACAAAGACCAGGGGTGGGGACGGGGGCTGCACATCAGCCCCGGGAACTGAGCTCCCTGCCAGGGAGGCTGCATCAAGCAAGGGCACACCCACATGGAAAAACACTACCAGAAGTCAGGCCTTTGACAGTTTTCAAAATTtggtttcattaatatttttccctttatgcattcattcaccGACCATGTACTCGTGTGTGCAGGTATGTTAGGAGAGCCCTGTCCTGTGGGCAACTGGGATGAGTGAAAGGCCACAGAGAATGAGCCTGAGCGCCTGGGTCCAGAGGAGGTGGAGTGGGGGCAAGAGGGACTGAAAACTAGGAGTGGCCGGACAGGCAGGCTCTGGGGGACACAGGGCTGATAGATGCCGAGGGCACACCAGGCCTGAGCCTGAGGGGGCAGGGTTCTGAGCAGGATCCCAGGCCTGAACTCTGCTTCCTCCAGCTGCCGCCAAGCCACCCGATGCACACGTGACCATGCACATCCATTGCCTGTGGGCCCCTCAGCTTCCAGGAGGCCACACCCAGGGGCCCATACCGCCTTCTTGCTCCCTTGGGGTTCTGGAGGCTCCAcctacccctccctgccccccacgaGGCCTTCCTGACAGCTGCCTCCCTTTTGGACTCTCCAAATAAGTGTCAGTCTCTTTCCTACTCTACAGTCCCAGAGAGCACCTTTGCTGAAGTCAGACATCTCTGTGATCATGTCCGGGGTCATAACTAGCATCACAACCAACTTCATAAGCAGTGTGATAACCAGTTACAAGCAGCCCATTACTACCCCACAGTGAAATCTTCCATGCGCCCAGTTACAGGGTTCTTGGTGGTTCCTAACATCAGTGCCCTCTCCAGCGCCAGTGATCTGCAGCTCTCGGTCAGTCCCAGGTGAGGCAAAGGCCATCACACACTGAGCATCTTCTGTGGGTAAGGAATACCTAGTTCCCAGCCGTTCCTCAATTTGTATTCATGACAATCCAGTGAGGTCAGCAGTGGAATCACCACCCCACAGATAAGGAATCTGTGGCTCCTcggtcacacagctaatgagaGAATCAGGAATGGACCCAGGTCTGTTCCCCCAACACTTGCCCTTTCGACCTCTCTGTGCCCTTATGACACGGGGTATCTCCTGCCTGGTCCCCGATGCACCACACACCCTTCCACAGGGCAGGACTGGCCACGTGGTGCTGGCTCATTCAGCCCTCTGCCCTGGCCTCCCTGTGCTCTGGAGATGAGCAAATAGACAAGTACTGCTCTCCGCTGCCTCCTGCTGGAAAGCAGAGGCCTCTGTGGACTCCAGGGAAGAACAGGGTGGAGATGTCTGTAGTCGTGGGCCTGGGACCTCCGgctcacaagaaaataaaagataacccCACGTGGCTAAGTGGTCACAAACCCACCTGACCCCTCTGGAGTCAGCCTCCACCTGGTTCCCTATAACCAAGCCTGAGAACCCACCCTACACAGCATGCCCCAGAGCCAGCCTCAGGCTCAGCTCGCACATGCTCCCTCTCTTCAGGTCCATCACATCCTTGGGGACTCCCAACTGAAGCCCAGAGTTCTCACCCTCCCCTGGAACTTGACAGCTCTTCGCAGCTCTAGATAACCTCTGAGGAGACACGAGCACATGTTAAAAAACAGCCTCATTCTGGAAGTGGTTTTCCCTCAGGGAACAGATGTGTTCCGGTAGGCTGAAGACAGGGGTGTGGCTCTGCACCCTCCTGCCACTCTGGGCCACTCCTCTGTTATCTGCTGCACAAGTCAGGCAAAGTAACACCTCTGGACACATGCATTTTTCTAACACGCTCCACACGTTTTCATCTGCGAGGCCGTGCCCCTGCCCCGGGCTGTCGGGCTCAAGAGGAGGTATCTCATCATGGGGATGTTTCTTTACTGCTGCCTCATCACCGTAAAGACCACTTGCTCCGTATAAACCCCCTGAACCACCCAATTCTGCCAGCTCCAGCTAGCTTTTCTGCCACGGTGCCTCTTTGAAATCTCCCCTCCACCTTGGAAATATTTAACAGTGGCTGGGTTTTAACAGGGCTGGCTTACAGCATTACCCCCTTcccaggaagggcaggaaggcagggccTTCGACGACACAGCCAAGGGTGCCGGGCGGGGGTCAAGGTTCCCAACACTCCCGCCCACACGATGATGCGCGTGACGATGCTTTACAGATTGGTAACCTGTGTTAAGGACGACTCCAGGCCTTCCGGGCGGGAAGAGCACAACCCTTAATTGTCACATTCTGAATCTCCAACTTGCTTCCAGCCAGCCAGGGACCACGGCATGTGGCACCAGGCCCTGCTCTGCTACAGCAGTGACTGTGTGACATGGCAGTTAGCAAGGAGGATTCCTTTCTGTGGTCAAGATGCATGCGATCCCACTTCCCTGACCAAACTGGGCAACATGTCTGCCAGGGAGGCTCAGACAAGGCTGGAGGCAATGGCATCTCCTCAACAGAAGCCCAGTGGGAGCCAATGCTGTGAGGTGGCCGGTACCCCTGTTATGGGCTGACTGTGCCCCCCGAAAAGATGTACTGAATCTCCaaccccaggacctcaggataTGACCTTACTTGTAAACAGGATTGTTGAAAGAGTGTGAGTTAAGATGAGGTTGTGCTGAAGTAAGGAGAGGCCTAACCCTATACAACTGGTGCTCTTTCAAGAAGACATGGGGAGGCCAGGTGACGATGGAGGCAGAGACGAGTGACAcagccacaagccaaagaatacCTGGggccccagaagctggaggaggtaGGAACAGTCTACAGGTTTCACAGGGGACAGGAACTTGCTGATGCCTTGCTTTTGGACGTCtggcttccagaattgtgagacagTTCATCTCTGTGGTTTCCCACAACCCCAGGACACTAACAGAGCCCTGAAGCCTGATTTGAGAGGGCCCCACGAAGTTCTGGAGGGAGCTGCTGGCGGGAGGGAGGAACTGATATTCACCTGAGAAGCTGCTAAGAGCCAATCTTAGTGCTTCCCTTGGATCTATACCTTTTCACCTTTGGCTAATAACAGCATTAGTAAAATTAGGAACTGAACAACACATGCCTTAAAAACAGTTTTTGCTGTAACATGCAAGAATTTCACGTCCCTGCTTTTCTGTAGTTCAGTCTCTCCCAATGCGACCCCACAACTGGGCTATGCTTCTGTCAACAGGCCCACTTGTGGCCCCAGGTGTTCACAGGCTCCAGCATGTCTGCTTGGTTGGTCCCTGGGGTCCATCTTCAGTTTCCCACCCTCTCAGCCCTTGCTGGGCATGGGTTCTTTGAATACCTCCTCACCCATCCCTGGAAGCTTCTCAGGCCTGAGCCTCACCTGTAAGGAAGGTTCttgccccctctctcccctcgACTCCCTTCAGGTCAAGGACCCAtggctcctgcccctgctccagcCGGGAGATCAGCTCAGGCTTGAAGACCAGGAATCCTGCTGTGGGGATGGCAGAGAAGGGGACTGTGTCAGTATGGCTGAGGGTATAGCACAGGGCCCAGCACCCTTGGTTTTCAGGAGTAAAGAGGCAGGGGGCTACTGGAGCACAGGGAGAGCCTCTGAAGGGGGCATCAGGGGGTAAGGGTCTGGACACAGTGGCCCCCTGTGTCCAGATCAGTCCAGCTCCTGAGGTTGGATAGTGAGATGCCTGGACTCCCAACCCATCCCCATCCGCAGCAGGGCCAGGATCCTCAGGGGATCTGACACCAAAGTGTCCAAAGAGCAGGCCAACTCTAGCCTAAGGAGAAAGCAGCCAGACACTGCCAGCACTTCCCTCAACAGAGATGGACTATCCCCCAGCTCAGAGGGTTGGAACATTCCAGGAGGTGGGAGTGGCCAAGAAGcaagacaaaaacaacaaaaataaacaaatgaatcgATTTTAATTCAGAAGGTGCTAAGGTCCAACCCTCACCTGGCTGACCCTGCTTCATGTCCTTGTGCAAAGCCCTGGGCCCTCAGCAGACTGTGAAGTGGCACCCACCTTCCAAGGCCACCAGCCCGCACACTGGGGGGCAGCGCTGTGGCATGCTCCCACCCCATCCAAGGGCTGGTCAGGGCTTCCCTCAGGTTTCTGGCTGTGGGGACGGAGATGGGCGGCAGAGAGACCCTGGAGGGGAAAGGCTTCACGTGCACACAGGaccccatgctcagcaggaaacaAGTGTTCTCTCCAAGTACACGTGGAACGTCCACAGAGAAACACCCTTGCGCCAGCCAAGAAGGGAGTCATGGCACCATCCACACTGTGCCCCCAACCAAAATGCAACTGGAAAGAAAGGTATCACATGCACCTCACAACTGTGAGCTACTTGAAAACTCATGTTACTAAACGGCAGCTATGTTTACTACCTGGCAAACTCACGGGAGGAAGCTGAAGCAGTACTTATAgatagaattttacatttttaaatacgTTTACTAGAAATGAAAATGGCAAAACACAAATGaggtaaatataaaattcaagaaattgGGGGCAAAACAACACAGcaaacccaaagaaataaaaaaggaagaaaacaataaaggtGGGGCAGGATTCAATGAGTACAGAACAAAGGCAacaacaccacccccaccccaaagaaagatcagaaaACCAAACACTGGCTGCCTAAAAAGATGAATATGACAGTCTTGCGGCAAAATCAGTCAAGGGCAATgcagtgaaaaaataaaacaagaggaacAACTACACACATGATGGAGACTAAACGTAAAGAGTATTGTGAACAAATACATGGTAGAGCAACAGAAAATCTACACGAATGCA
This genomic window from Ursus arctos isolate Adak ecotype North America unplaced genomic scaffold, UrsArc2.0 scaffold_6, whole genome shotgun sequence contains:
- the ZNF7 gene encoding zinc finger protein 7 isoform X4, whose protein sequence is MDAHPPSLMEAVTFGDVAVHFSREEWQCLDPGQRALYKEVMLENHSSVAGLAGFLVFKPELISRLEQGQEPWVLDLKGVEGREGARTFLTDSAVGTASEQACADMGVLKPEPCVAVVRSPPQGFLQSSSFRDTSHSEAWSDSKPSSLLQKNHSNTGTVAPGKTFAKEGAQGRGELESSGGLGGQPGKSQGGAVEGTPRRCDMCGTRFRSASDAALHQDGNMQKKPDRCPECKKKSPDCLQGKHGSNCHGEKPYECEECGKVFRLCSQLNQHQRIHTGEKPFKCIECGKAFRLSSKLIQHQRIHTGEKPYRCEECGKAFGQSSSLIHHQRVHTGERPYGCRECGKAFSQQSQLVRHQRTHTGERPYQCQECGKAFSQSSTLAQHQRMHAGDKPQLPRNPDSPSLVGHQRIHATEKPFKCDECGKAFRWVSRLSQHQLTHTGEKPYKCNKCAKAFGCSSRLIRHQRTHTGEKPFKCEECGKGFVQGSHLIQHQRIHTGEKPYECSDCGKAFSQSSSLIYHQRIHKGEKPYECLECGKAFSMSTQLTIHQRVHTGERPYKCTECGKAFSQNSTLFQHQIIHAGVKPYGCSECGKAFSRSSYLIEHQRIHTRAQWYHEYGNTLEASTHVSRKKVNTVKKLHKCNECEKIFRWRSHLIIHQRIHTGEKPYKCNECGKAFNRSSRLTQHQKIHMG
- the ZNF7 gene encoding zinc finger protein 7 isoform X3, which produces MDAHPPSLMGSLGCWCMSFQEAVTFGDVAVHFSREEWQCLDPGQRALYKEVMLENHSSVAGLAGFLVFKPELISRLEQGQEPWVLDLKGVEGREGARTFLTDSAVGTASEQACADMGVLKPEPCVAVVRSPPQGFLQSSSFRDTSHSEAWSDSKPSSLLQKNHSNTGTVAPGKTFAKEGAQGRGELESSGGLGGQPGKSQGGAVEGTPRRCDMCGTRFRSASDAALHQDGNMQKKPDRCPECKKKSPDCLQGKHGSNCHGEKPYECEECGKVFRLCSQLNQHQRIHTGEKPFKCIECGKAFRLSSKLIQHQRIHTGEKPYRCEECGKAFGQSSSLIHHQRVHTGERPYGCRECGKAFSQQSQLVRHQRTHTGERPYQCQECGKAFSQSSTLAQHQRMHAGDKPQLPRNPDSPSLVGHQRIHATEKPFKCDECGKAFRWVSRLSQHQLTHTGEKPYKCNKCAKAFGCSSRLIRHQRTHTGEKPFKCEECGKGFVQGSHLIQHQRIHTGEKPYECSDCGKAFSQSSSLIYHQRIHKGEKPYECLECGKAFSMSTQLTIHQRVHTGERPYKCTECGKAFSQNSTLFQHQIIHAGVKPYGCSECGKAFSRSSYLIEHQRIHTRAQWYHEYGNTLEASTHVSRKKVNTVKKLHKCNECEKIFRWRSHLIIHQRIHTGEKPYKCNECGKAFNRSSRLTQHQKIHMG
- the ZNF7 gene encoding zinc finger protein 7 isoform X1 — encoded protein: MDAHPPSLMSLRGLVTVSPNLVVHVPGTTVRWSQNGAGTQGSLGCWCMSFQEAVTFGDVAVHFSREEWQCLDPGQRALYKEVMLENHSSVAGLAGFLVFKPELISRLEQGQEPWVLDLKGVEGREGARTFLTDSAVGTASEQACADMGVLKPEPCVAVVRSPPQGFLQSSSFRDTSHSEAWSDSKPSSLLQKNHSNTGTVAPGKTFAKEGAQGRGELESSGGLGGQPGKSQGGAVEGTPRRCDMCGTRFRSASDAALHQDGNMQKKPDRCPECKKKSPDCLQGKHGSNCHGEKPYECEECGKVFRLCSQLNQHQRIHTGEKPFKCIECGKAFRLSSKLIQHQRIHTGEKPYRCEECGKAFGQSSSLIHHQRVHTGERPYGCRECGKAFSQQSQLVRHQRTHTGERPYQCQECGKAFSQSSTLAQHQRMHAGDKPQLPRNPDSPSLVGHQRIHATEKPFKCDECGKAFRWVSRLSQHQLTHTGEKPYKCNKCAKAFGCSSRLIRHQRTHTGEKPFKCEECGKGFVQGSHLIQHQRIHTGEKPYECSDCGKAFSQSSSLIYHQRIHKGEKPYECLECGKAFSMSTQLTIHQRVHTGERPYKCTECGKAFSQNSTLFQHQIIHAGVKPYGCSECGKAFSRSSYLIEHQRIHTRAQWYHEYGNTLEASTHVSRKKVNTVKKLHKCNECEKIFRWRSHLIIHQRIHTGEKPYKCNECGKAFNRSSRLTQHQKIHMG
- the ZNF7 gene encoding zinc finger protein 7 isoform X2; its protein translation is MDAHPPSLMSLRGLVTVSPNLVVHVPGTTVRWSQNGAGTQGSLGCWCMSFQEAVTFGDVAVHFSREEWQCLDPGQRALYKEVMLENHSSVAGLGFLVFKPELISRLEQGQEPWVLDLKGVEGREGARTFLTDSAVGTASEQACADMGVLKPEPCVAVVRSPPQGFLQSSSFRDTSHSEAWSDSKPSSLLQKNHSNTGTVAPGKTFAKEGAQGRGELESSGGLGGQPGKSQGGAVEGTPRRCDMCGTRFRSASDAALHQDGNMQKKPDRCPECKKKSPDCLQGKHGSNCHGEKPYECEECGKVFRLCSQLNQHQRIHTGEKPFKCIECGKAFRLSSKLIQHQRIHTGEKPYRCEECGKAFGQSSSLIHHQRVHTGERPYGCRECGKAFSQQSQLVRHQRTHTGERPYQCQECGKAFSQSSTLAQHQRMHAGDKPQLPRNPDSPSLVGHQRIHATEKPFKCDECGKAFRWVSRLSQHQLTHTGEKPYKCNKCAKAFGCSSRLIRHQRTHTGEKPFKCEECGKGFVQGSHLIQHQRIHTGEKPYECSDCGKAFSQSSSLIYHQRIHKGEKPYECLECGKAFSMSTQLTIHQRVHTGERPYKCTECGKAFSQNSTLFQHQIIHAGVKPYGCSECGKAFSRSSYLIEHQRIHTRAQWYHEYGNTLEASTHVSRKKVNTVKKLHKCNECEKIFRWRSHLIIHQRIHTGEKPYKCNECGKAFNRSSRLTQHQKIHMG
- the ZNF7 gene encoding zinc finger protein 7 isoform X6, which codes for MSFQEAVTFGDVAVHFSREEWQCLDPGQRALYKEVMLENHSSVAGLGFLVFKPELISRLEQGQEPWVLDLKGVEGREGARTFLTDSAVGTASEQACADMGVLKPEPCVAVVRSPPQGFLQSSSFRDTSHSEAWSDSKPSSLLQKNHSNTGTVAPGKTFAKEGAQGRGELESSGGLGGQPGKSQGGAVEGTPRRCDMCGTRFRSASDAALHQDGNMQKKPDRCPECKKKSPDCLQGKHGSNCHGEKPYECEECGKVFRLCSQLNQHQRIHTGEKPFKCIECGKAFRLSSKLIQHQRIHTGEKPYRCEECGKAFGQSSSLIHHQRVHTGERPYGCRECGKAFSQQSQLVRHQRTHTGERPYQCQECGKAFSQSSTLAQHQRMHAGDKPQLPRNPDSPSLVGHQRIHATEKPFKCDECGKAFRWVSRLSQHQLTHTGEKPYKCNKCAKAFGCSSRLIRHQRTHTGEKPFKCEECGKGFVQGSHLIQHQRIHTGEKPYECSDCGKAFSQSSSLIYHQRIHKGEKPYECLECGKAFSMSTQLTIHQRVHTGERPYKCTECGKAFSQNSTLFQHQIIHAGVKPYGCSECGKAFSRSSYLIEHQRIHTRAQWYHEYGNTLEASTHVSRKKVNTVKKLHKCNECEKIFRWRSHLIIHQRIHTGEKPYKCNECGKAFNRSSRLTQHQKIHMG
- the ZNF7 gene encoding zinc finger protein 7 isoform X5, translated to MDAHPPSLMEAVTFGDVAVHFSREEWQCLDPGQRALYKEVMLENHSSVAGLGFLVFKPELISRLEQGQEPWVLDLKGVEGREGARTFLTDSAVGTASEQACADMGVLKPEPCVAVVRSPPQGFLQSSSFRDTSHSEAWSDSKPSSLLQKNHSNTGTVAPGKTFAKEGAQGRGELESSGGLGGQPGKSQGGAVEGTPRRCDMCGTRFRSASDAALHQDGNMQKKPDRCPECKKKSPDCLQGKHGSNCHGEKPYECEECGKVFRLCSQLNQHQRIHTGEKPFKCIECGKAFRLSSKLIQHQRIHTGEKPYRCEECGKAFGQSSSLIHHQRVHTGERPYGCRECGKAFSQQSQLVRHQRTHTGERPYQCQECGKAFSQSSTLAQHQRMHAGDKPQLPRNPDSPSLVGHQRIHATEKPFKCDECGKAFRWVSRLSQHQLTHTGEKPYKCNKCAKAFGCSSRLIRHQRTHTGEKPFKCEECGKGFVQGSHLIQHQRIHTGEKPYECSDCGKAFSQSSSLIYHQRIHKGEKPYECLECGKAFSMSTQLTIHQRVHTGERPYKCTECGKAFSQNSTLFQHQIIHAGVKPYGCSECGKAFSRSSYLIEHQRIHTRAQWYHEYGNTLEASTHVSRKKVNTVKKLHKCNECEKIFRWRSHLIIHQRIHTGEKPYKCNECGKAFNRSSRLTQHQKIHMG
- the ZNF7 gene encoding zinc finger protein 7 isoform X7, giving the protein MPQRCPPVCGLVALEAGFLVFKPELISRLEQGQEPWVLDLKGVEGREGARTFLTDSAVGTASEQACADMGVLKPEPCVAVVRSPPQGFLQSSSFRDTSHSEAWSDSKPSSLLQKNHSNTGTVAPGKTFAKEGAQGRGELESSGGLGGQPGKSQGGAVEGTPRRCDMCGTRFRSASDAALHQDGNMQKKPDRCPECKKKSPDCLQGKHGSNCHGEKPYECEECGKVFRLCSQLNQHQRIHTGEKPFKCIECGKAFRLSSKLIQHQRIHTGEKPYRCEECGKAFGQSSSLIHHQRVHTGERPYGCRECGKAFSQQSQLVRHQRTHTGERPYQCQECGKAFSQSSTLAQHQRMHAGDKPQLPRNPDSPSLVGHQRIHATEKPFKCDECGKAFRWVSRLSQHQLTHTGEKPYKCNKCAKAFGCSSRLIRHQRTHTGEKPFKCEECGKGFVQGSHLIQHQRIHTGEKPYECSDCGKAFSQSSSLIYHQRIHKGEKPYECLECGKAFSMSTQLTIHQRVHTGERPYKCTECGKAFSQNSTLFQHQIIHAGVKPYGCSECGKAFSRSSYLIEHQRIHTRAQWYHEYGNTLEASTHVSRKKVNTVKKLHKCNECEKIFRWRSHLIIHQRIHTGEKPYKCNECGKAFNRSSRLTQHQKIHMG